One part of the Cystobacter ferrugineus genome encodes these proteins:
- a CDS encoding response regulator, which yields MVVKRAYSVVAQQNDSSPSGVRGTRRSPPERPRATPWRVVVMETLRERGHGLRELLLQDRFEVDVVEDARGALSRLAQELVPEGITPPDLLICNARMLGEPGLALLERWCHAHPWVPVILVSAFTNPRLRARMESLPVHLVLDQSFALEDVRSAALAMTESDVTS from the coding sequence ATGGTGGTCAAGCGCGCCTATTCGGTGGTTGCCCAGCAGAATGACTCATCCCCGTCGGGAGTGCGGGGAACTCGGCGTTCTCCTCCGGAGCGCCCCAGGGCCACGCCCTGGCGGGTGGTGGTGATGGAGACCCTGCGCGAGCGCGGTCATGGCTTGCGCGAGCTGCTTCTCCAGGATCGCTTCGAGGTGGATGTGGTGGAGGACGCGCGCGGCGCGCTCTCGCGCCTGGCCCAGGAGCTCGTGCCCGAGGGGATCACGCCGCCGGACCTGCTCATCTGCAACGCGCGGATGCTGGGCGAGCCCGGGCTGGCGCTGCTCGAGCGCTGGTGCCACGCGCATCCGTGGGTGCCCGTCATCCTCGTGAGCGCCTTCACCAACCCGAGGCTGCGCGCGCGCATGGAGTCCCTGCCGGTGCACCTGGTGTTGGATCAGTCCTTCGCGCTGGAGGACGTGCGCTCCGCGGCGCTGGCGATGACCGAGTCCGACGTCACTTCGTAG